The following nucleotide sequence is from Thermostaphylospora chromogena.
TCTCCGGGATCGTGGACGAGCACGACATCGTCCACCCCGGGCCGCACCCGGGGGCGCTGCGCGAAGTGCTCGGCCTGTGGGTGGAGGAGTTCCACCCGCTGCCCGAACACGGCACCGTCACCCTCACCGGCGCGTCCGCCGCCGGCACACCGGACGCGGCCGACACCCCCGGCATGACCGGCACGATCTGGTCCGAGCGCGTGCGACCGGCCGGGGCGCGCACGGTGCGCGCGTTCGCCGACGGTCCCGACGCCGGCCACCCCGCGCTCACCCGGCACGACCTCGGCGCGGGCGTGGCGTGGTACCTCGCCACCGCCCTGCCCGGCCGTCCCGCCGACGGCGGTCTGCGCGAGGTGCTGCGGCCCGTTCTCGACGATGCGGGCGTCGTCCGCCCTCGCGACCTGCCCGACACCGTGGAACTGGTACGGCGAGGCCGGCACGCCTTCCTGATCAACCACGACGACCGGCCGGTCACGGTGCCCGGCGTGACCGGCGTCGCGGTGTTCGACGGTACCCGGTGCACCGGGTCGGTGACCGTGCCGCCGGGCGGCGTCACGGTCGTGGAACTCGATGAGGAGGCAAGATGAGAAGAATCCGCGCCGTCTTAGCCGCGGCACTGCTGGCCATGGTCCTCCCGCTGGCCGTGGCGTCACCCGCGCACGCCGGGCCCGGCCTGGCCATCAGGGGTGCGGACGTCTCCAGCCTGGCCAAGTCGGAGGCGCTGGGCGGCGTCTACCGCTACGCCGACGGCCGCCGCGGCGACGCCCTGGCCATCCTGCGCGACGCCGGAGTCAACTACATCCGGCTCAAGGTGTGGGTGAACCCGGCCGACGGCTACAACACCAAGACGCAGGTGCTGGCGATCGCCGCGCGGGCCAAGGCGCTGGGCCAGAAGGTGCTCGTCGACTTCCACTACTCCGACACCTGGGCCGACCCCGGTAAGCAGACCAAGCCCGCCGCCTGGGAGAACCTCTCCTTCGACGAATTGCGGCAGGCCGTCTACGACCACACCGCCGACGTGCTCGGCGCGCTCGCCGCCCAGGGCACCCCCGCCGACATGGCGCAGATCGGCAACGAGCTGAACGGCGGCCTGCTGTGGCCGGACGGCCGCTACGACAACTGGCCCGGGATGGCCGCGCTGCTCAACGCCGGCTACGACGCGGTCAAGGCGGTCTCCCCCGGTACGCAGGTGATGCTGCACCTCGCCGACGGCGCCGACAACGACCTCTACCGCTGGTGGTTCGACACCGCCGCCCAGCACGGCGTCCGCTACGACGTGATCGGGCTGTCGTACTACCCGTACTGGCACGGGACGATCGCGGAGTTCCAGGCCAACATCAACGACGTCGCCCTGCGCTACCGCAAGCCCGTGGTGCTCGTCGAGACCGCTTACCCGTTCACCACGGCCGACGCCGACGGCTGGGAGAACATCATCACCTCCGCCGAGCCGTACCCCGGCTACCGCGCCACCCCCGGGGGACAGGCCGCGATGGTCCGTGAGCTGGCGCGGGTGGTGCGCCAGGTGCCGAACGGGCTCGGCCTCGGCCTGTTCTACTGGGAGGCCACCTGGACCGGCGTGCCCGGTAACGGCTGGGATCCCGCCGACCCCTCCAGCGGCAACGCCTGGGAGAACCAGGCGCTGTTCGACTACTCAGGCCGTGCCCTGCCCGGCCTGAACGCCCTCGGCGGGTCGTGATCCGGCCGCTCCCATCCGGTCTGCAGGTCCGCGACGTGTCGTGATCCGGCCGCTTCTGTTCGGCCCCCGCGTGTTCTCGGGGTGCTCCGCGGCCCGGCCTGCCGGACCCGGCCGCGGAGGAGGGCGCGGCGATCGTCGAACGGCCCCGGCACGTCGGCCGCGTCTCGCCCTCGGCGTCACCGATGACGGCGAGGGCGAGACGCTCCTGTTCTTCACCGGCATGGAGCCGGCGGGGAGCGGCTGATCCGGCGCTCCGTATCCGCTTCCGCGCCCCTCGGGATCTCCGCGGGCAGCACGTGGGCCGGCCGGATCCGCGCAGGGGACGCCGTGCGCGCCCCGTGAGGAACCCCGGCCGGTGCGCCCGCCGTGGCCGGGATCACCGGCGTCTGCAACGCCTTTCGGCAGCGGTCGCTCGACCACGCCGCCGATTTCCGCCGCCGTCCGTATCGCCGCCACCCGGGAAATGATGCTTGGAAAGCGGTGGGGATTTCATGTAACTGCGGACTGAATTTCGAATGAGCTATCGAATTCGCGGGTGCGGCGGCATCAGGTGAAAGTAAAGTGGCCGGCATGCCGTCCAAAGAACATGAAGTGCTCATCGAGCTCTTCCGTAACCGGCCGGAGCTCGCCGTCGATTTGCTGGGCGAAGGACTCGGCATGCCGGTGCCGGATTATGCCGAAATATGCGTGGATTCCGGGGATTATGTCGACACGTCGCCCGCAGAATATCGGGCGGACGCGGTCGTGACCCTGGCGGAGGGCGGCAGGGCCGTGCTGGCGGTGGTGGTCGAGATCCAGCGGCGCTTCGACGCTGGGAAGCGATGGAGCTGGCCCGTCTACCTGTCTACTCTCCGTGCTCGTAAACGCTGCCCCGCCTGGCTTCTTGTGCTGTGCCCGGACGGTCGGGTCGCTACCAGGTGTGGCGAGCCCATCGATATGGGGCATCCGGGGTGGGTGCTGCGCCCGATGTCGATCGGTCCTGAGCAGATCCCACGAATCCACGACCCCGCTGCCGCGGCCCGTGCCCCCGAGCTTGCTGTTCTGTCCGCCTTCGCTCATGCGAACGGGGACAACGGCGAGAAGATTTTGAACGCGCTGTGGGGCGGCTTCGCCGTCATCGACGACGAGCGTAGCCGTCTGTACGCTGATTTCGTCCTGACGGCACTTTCCGGTGCCGCTAAGCGCTATATGGAGGAGTTAATGGTCGTGGGGACATACGAGTACAAGAGCGACTTCGCGCGGAAGTACGTTGTGGAAGGCAAGGAAGAAGGCAAGGTGGAGGAGGCGGGGAAGGCGGTTCTTTTGGTGCTCGAGGCGCGGGGGATCGCCGTTCCGGAGGAGGTCCGCGCGCGCATCTCCGGGTGTGACGATGTGAGCTTGCTGGAGACGTGGGTGCGGCGGGCCGCCACGGTGGGTTCGGTTGATGAGTTGTTCGGCTGAGCTTTCCGGCTGGTGGTACTTGTGAACCCCCTGGCTGGCGGCGCTTTCCGGTGCCGCTAAGCGCTATATGGAGGAGTTAATGGTCGTGGGGACATACGAGTACAAGAGCGACTTCGCGCGGAAGTACGTTGTGGAAGGCAAGGAAGAAGGCAAGGTGGAGGAGGCGGGCAAGGCGGTTCTTTTGGTGCTCGAGGCGCGGGGGATCGCCGTTCCGGAGGAGGTCCGCGCGCGCATCTCCGGGTGTGACGATGTGAGCTTGCTGGAGACGTGGGTGCGGCGGGCCGCCACGGTGGACTCCATCGACGAGCTTTTCGGCTGAGCCTCCGGGCGCGGCGCCCCGGACGCCGCAGGTGGCCGTCCCGGCGAGCGGTACCGCAGGGGCGGGCGGTGAAGCGTGCGGGGCGCGCGGGTGGGAGATCAGTCGGTATTGGACACCTCATACACATAGGGTGCCCTGAGGTGGATGATGTAGCTGCGGGTCGTCACCGGGACGCCCTTCGCGTCGTTAATGATGATCGCGACGGGCGGGTCGCACGACACCACGTAGCCGGACGGCATCTGCACGGGGTCTTCGGGCCTGACGTCTTTGGCGCACAGCGCGTGCACTTTTTCGAAAGCCTGCTTCGCCTCTGTCCGCAGTTGTTCGTTGTCCGGCCACAGGTGGGTCAGCGCGATATCGAACACGCGGACGGCGAAGTCGGCGGTTTCCTTCACCGTGGCGCCGCCGTTCTTCCCGGATGTCGACGCGCTTATCACCACCTTCTGCATCGGGCCGTCATCCTGCAGGATGTCGGTGTCGTACCCGATGGACGCCTTCAGCGTGTACGGCCGATCCTTGTTGTTGAACGCCTCGCACTCGGCGCGACTGGTCTCGTATCCGGCCCGGTTCTTCTCGCCCTTCCGGTAACAGATCCAGTTCTCCGCCTTACGGATCCGCTCCAAGAACTCCGCTCCCGTGGTGGAGGGTGGAAAACACCGGTGTCCGAACGGTCTCTTCGGGTCGCAGGGGACCGGCGCATAGGGCGGCGCGGTCTGCTCGGCCTCGGTCTGCCTCGACTGGGGGAGCTGCGACTCCTGTTGCCGGGGGACCGCGCTGGACTCGACGGGCTGAGGGCTCCGCTCGGATGTTCCGGCGGCGGTCGGCTTGCCGGGGCCCGGCCGGAGGAGGAACACCCCGGCGACGACGGCGATCAGGACGATCACGGCCAGTGCGGAGCCGGCGACCACCCATACCGCGGTGGTGCGCTTCGCCGGAGCGGCGTGCGGGACGGGAGGCGTGGGGAAGGGCGCCGCCGCGTTGGGGGCCTGGTGCGGGGGGAGGGGGCCCGCCGCGTTGGGGACCTGGTGGGGGAATCGCTGGTCGCCGCCGCAGTACCTTCCGTTCCACCGGTCCACCCACATTCCGTGGGCCTGCGGGTCGGGCTGGACCGGCTGCCCGCACCGCGTGCACGGGATCGGCTGGAACGGCATGCTCATCGGGAATCTTCTCCTACTCGAACGTCGAACTCGATCGGCCGCGACGGCATACGGGGGAGACGCCCGAGTGCGCTTCGCGGGCCCTGGCCGTCAGGGGAGGGAGCGCTGCCTTCGGCGGCCGTCACGCCGCGCCGGACGACTCTACAGGGAGCGGCTGGGCGGGAGGACGCCGTGGGGTGCGCGGGGGAGGTCACCCGGTATAGGGCATCTCAAACGAATAGGGCGCCCTGATCTCGAAGGTGTAGGTGCGGACCGTTATCGGGGTGCCTTCCCGGTCGACGGTGGGGGTCGTGATGGGCGGGAAACACGACACCAGGTAGCCGGATGGCGTGCGCACGGGTTCGGCGTTGATGATCTCGGCGCACACCGCGTTCACTTTTTCAAAGGCCTCCTTGGTCTCCGTCCGCAGTTGTTCGTTGTCCGGCCACAGGTGGGTCAGCGCGGTATCGAACGTGCGGGAGGCGAACGCGGTGGTCTCCTGCGCCGTGAGGCCGTCGTCCACCCCGGTCGTCGACACGGATATCCCCACCTTCTGCAGCGGGCCGTCCTCCTGCTCCTCGCGGTTCTCGTACCAGATGGCGGCCGTTTTCATATATGTCCGCTTGTCGGTGGTGACCGACTCGCACTCGGGGTGCGAGACCTTGCGTCCGGCCCGGTTCTTCTCGCCCTTCCGGTAGCAGGTCCAGTTCTCCTCCTTACGGATCCGTTCCAGGAGCTCCGCTCCCGTGATGGTGGATGGAAAACACCGGTGTCCGGACGGCCGCTGCGGGTCGCAGGGGACCGGCGCACCGGGGGGTGCGGTCTGCTCGGCCGCAGCCTGCCCGGACTGGGTCGGCTCGGCCGTGGTCTGTTCGGACCGGGTCGGCTCGGCCGTGGTCTGCTCGGTCTCGGCCCAGGACGCGGTCTGCTCCGGCAGGGTGGGGTGAGAGGTCCGCTCGGATGTTCCGGCGGCGGTCGGCTTGCCGGGGCCCGGCCGGAGGAGGAACACCCCGGCGACGACGGCGATCAGGACGATCACGGCCAGTGCGGAGCCGGCGACCACCCATACCGCGGTGGTGCGCTTCGCCGGAGCGGCGTGCGGGACGGGAGGCGTGGGGAAGGGCGCCGCCGCGTTGGGGGCCTGGTGCGGGGGGAGGGGGATCGTCGTGCCGGGAGGCTGGTGCGGGGGGAGGGGGCCCGCCGCGTTGGGGACCTGGTGGGGGAATCGCTGGTCGCCGCCGCAGTACCTTCCGTTCCACCGGTCCA
It contains:
- a CDS encoding glycoside hydrolase family 53 protein encodes the protein MRRIRAVLAAALLAMVLPLAVASPAHAGPGLAIRGADVSSLAKSEALGGVYRYADGRRGDALAILRDAGVNYIRLKVWVNPADGYNTKTQVLAIAARAKALGQKVLVDFHYSDTWADPGKQTKPAAWENLSFDELRQAVYDHTADVLGALAAQGTPADMAQIGNELNGGLLWPDGRYDNWPGMAALLNAGYDAVKAVSPGTQVMLHLADGADNDLYRWWFDTAAQHGVRYDVIGLSYYPYWHGTIAEFQANINDVALRYRKPVVLVETAYPFTTADADGWENIITSAEPYPGYRATPGGQAAMVRELARVVRQVPNGLGLGLFYWEATWTGVPGNGWDPADPSSGNAWENQALFDYSGRALPGLNALGGS